One part of the Desulfonema ishimotonii genome encodes these proteins:
- the thiD gene encoding bifunctional hydroxymethylpyrimidine kinase/phosphomethylpyrimidine kinase, producing the protein MKTALTIAGSDSCGGAGIQADLKTFQAHGVFGMSAITAVTVQNTQKVWDVQEMRPQIVRDQITCLFDDIGIHAVKIGMVSGISLIEAIADALGPVARPPVVLDPVMISKSGYHLLSRDAQNALVRRLFPLAEVVTPNISEAEALIGKEIRTVEQMRGAAQEILDLGAARVVVKGGHLAGDEATDVLFDGRDFRELKSGRVATKNTHGTGCTFSSAIAANIALGREFFDAVAHAKTYISGAIRHSLDIGKGYGPTHHFFDLYAKAGL; encoded by the coding sequence ATGAAAACCGCACTGACCATTGCCGGTTCGGATTCCTGCGGCGGCGCAGGTATCCAGGCCGACCTCAAAACCTTTCAGGCCCACGGCGTGTTCGGCATGAGCGCCATTACCGCCGTGACCGTCCAGAACACGCAGAAGGTCTGGGATGTTCAGGAGATGAGGCCGCAGATTGTCCGCGACCAGATTACCTGCCTGTTTGACGATATCGGCATTCACGCCGTCAAGATCGGCATGGTGTCCGGCATTTCCCTTATCGAAGCCATTGCCGACGCCCTCGGCCCGGTGGCGCGCCCGCCGGTCGTCCTTGATCCGGTCATGATTTCCAAGAGCGGGTATCACCTGCTCAGCCGGGACGCACAGAATGCCCTGGTCAGACGCCTCTTCCCCCTGGCCGAAGTGGTGACGCCCAATATTTCTGAGGCTGAGGCGCTCATCGGAAAGGAGATCCGGACTGTGGAACAGATGAGGGGGGCCGCTCAGGAGATTCTGGACCTGGGGGCCGCCAGAGTGGTGGTCAAGGGGGGCCATCTGGCCGGGGACGAGGCCACGGATGTGCTTTTTGACGGAAGGGATTTCAGGGAACTGAAAAGCGGGCGGGTGGCGACAAAAAACACCCACGGCACCGGCTGCACCTTTTCTTCGGCCATTGCCGCCAACATAGCCCTGGGCCGGGAGTTCTTCGACGCCGTGGCCCACGCCAAAACCTATATTTCCGGTGCCATCAGACATTCTCTGGACATCGGGAAGGGGTATGGTCCCACCCATCATTTCTTTGACCTTTATGCCAAAGCGGGGCTTTGA
- a CDS encoding DUF4136 domain-containing protein — MNIRFPVFIIISVFFIFIIPGCATVQIRSDYDPDADFSGIGTYAWGEKSRPGGQPESPYDSLTDERIRQAVDGEMAAKGYRKISGENPDFLVYHYVAVEKKLMIETVNHYYGYRSWRWHAHTAPQTVVREYSQGTLVLDFVNPRARRLIWRGTAQAVADAGQTPEQRRAKIGEAVRKMLALFPPEK, encoded by the coding sequence ATGAACATCAGATTCCCTGTTTTTATCATCATATCCGTATTTTTCATCTTTATCATCCCGGGATGCGCCACGGTTCAGATCCGCTCGGACTACGATCCGGATGCGGACTTTTCCGGCATCGGAACCTACGCCTGGGGCGAAAAATCCCGCCCGGGAGGCCAGCCTGAAAGCCCCTATGACTCGCTGACGGACGAGCGCATCCGGCAGGCGGTTGACGGGGAGATGGCCGCCAAAGGATACCGGAAGATATCCGGTGAAAATCCCGATTTTCTCGTCTACCATTATGTGGCGGTTGAAAAGAAGCTTATGATTGAGACGGTTAACCATTATTACGGCTACCGGAGCTGGCGATGGCATGCCCATACCGCCCCGCAGACCGTCGTCCGGGAGTACAGCCAGGGGACACTGGTTCTGGACTTTGTTAACCCCCGTGCCCGGCGGCTGATCTGGCGGGGAACGGCCCAGGCCGTGGCCGATGCGGGCCAGACACCGGAGCAACGCAGGGCAAAAATAGGGGAAGCAGTTCGGAAAATGCTGGCGCTTTTCCCGCCGGAAAAATGA
- a CDS encoding mechanosensitive ion channel family protein codes for MPEKAPEALVSEDEADEQKKRLALERYIPMMSRGFNSLLAAVTFFLILRLWGIDWPFGREITSAGLGILITLLLGYVTWEFAKSVIDRKIREEMPDDEAETDEGGSGGSRSGTLLLLFRKFILSALVVVAVMIILSAIGVNIGPLIAGAGVLGLAIGFGAQTLVRDIISGLFFLIDDAFRIGDYVDTGKVRGTVEHISLRSLRLRHHRGMIHTIPFGELGQVTNFSRDYIIEKLSFRVRYDTDIDAVRKIIKKINKEISRNAELGPSLLDKIKSQGVRALEDSAMIMRVKFKSVPGEQFVIRREVYRLMQEKFREAGIEFANRNVTVYLPPDQTPDNTRLSEAGAAAGVTVQAEAEQALKQKKEARPAR; via the coding sequence ATGCCCGAAAAAGCCCCGGAGGCGTTGGTTTCAGAAGATGAGGCGGATGAGCAGAAAAAACGGCTGGCCCTGGAGCGATACATTCCCATGATGAGCCGGGGGTTTAACAGCCTCCTGGCGGCGGTGACATTTTTTCTGATTCTCAGGCTATGGGGGATCGACTGGCCCTTCGGGCGGGAAATCACAAGCGCCGGGCTGGGGATTCTGATCACGCTGCTGCTGGGCTATGTGACCTGGGAATTCGCCAAATCGGTCATTGACCGGAAAATCCGTGAGGAGATGCCGGACGATGAGGCGGAGACGGATGAGGGGGGGAGCGGCGGCTCCCGGAGCGGCACGCTGCTGCTGCTTTTCCGGAAGTTCATTCTGAGCGCACTGGTGGTTGTGGCGGTGATGATTATCCTCTCGGCCATCGGGGTCAATATCGGTCCGCTGATTGCCGGGGCCGGTGTGCTGGGTCTCGCCATCGGATTCGGGGCACAGACACTGGTCCGGGACATTATCTCAGGCCTCTTTTTTCTCATCGACGACGCCTTCCGGATCGGCGATTATGTGGATACGGGAAAGGTCCGGGGCACGGTGGAGCATATTTCGCTCCGCTCTCTCCGGCTCCGCCACCACCGGGGCATGATTCATACCATCCCCTTTGGCGAGCTGGGGCAGGTAACCAATTTCAGCCGGGATTATATCATTGAAAAGCTCAGCTTCCGGGTGCGCTACGATACGGATATTGACGCGGTACGGAAGATCATCAAAAAAATCAACAAAGAGATCAGCCGGAACGCGGAGCTGGGGCCTTCTCTGCTGGATAAAATCAAGTCCCAGGGGGTCCGGGCCCTGGAAGATTCCGCCATGATCATGCGGGTCAAATTCAAGTCCGTGCCGGGGGAGCAGTTTGTAATCCGGCGCGAGGTGTACAGGCTGATGCAGGAGAAGTTCCGGGAGGCCGGGATCGAGTTCGCCAACCGCAACGTCACCGTTTACCTGCCGCCTGATCAGACGCCGGATAACACGCGCCTGTCCGAAGCCGGGGCGGCGGCGGGAGTGACCGTTCAGGCAGAAGCGGAACAGGCCCTGAAACAGAAAAAAGAGGCACGGCCGGCCCGATGA
- a CDS encoding methyl-accepting chemotaxis protein, whose product MTEKTRSILWRNSIQTRLGVALLILINLVLVGFALFEYYESKIRMKTELKYLSEITTARLAQSLVFPIWYDSEEQVREMVRAEMLVNDIRGIIVREDSGKTILYGADRDEQWQPRDTDADISGDFFMSQTDIAKNGDTLGRVAVYVTSEFMKAEQRKETLAIATATVLIDIVLVIALMVIIRKSLTRPIKRVVEGLEQIEAGDLTTSIASRTEDEMGAIARAVNSMCAKVGTVVGDSIIISEELARTASEQAASVEETSASLEEMSSMVRQNADNSSLADALMKEAVQIIVAANTSMSALTKAVGKITRASEETSKIIKTIDEIAFQTNLLALNAAVEAARAGEAGAGFAVVAEEVRNLAMRSAEAARNTSALIEGTVNTVSEGTGLIEKTNTVFSKVSELSEKVGNLIGEISAASGEQAQGIEELNRTVSEMGKVTQQNAASSEQLRTMMRIFKTDAARQPYGEFREESQPVRQIPSAEPEFDLFDDADIGKIGDREVKPEQVIPFDEDDFRDF is encoded by the coding sequence ATGACAGAAAAAACCCGTAGCATCCTTTGGCGAAACAGTATTCAGACGCGATTAGGCGTTGCGCTTCTGATTTTAATCAACCTGGTCCTGGTCGGTTTTGCGCTGTTTGAATATTACGAAAGCAAGATCAGAATGAAAACGGAGTTAAAATACCTCTCGGAAATAACCACCGCCCGCCTGGCCCAGAGCCTGGTATTCCCCATCTGGTATGATTCTGAAGAGCAGGTCAGGGAAATGGTCCGGGCTGAAATGCTGGTAAATGACATCCGGGGGATCATCGTCAGAGAGGATAGTGGCAAAACGATTCTGTACGGTGCCGACAGGGATGAGCAATGGCAGCCCCGCGATACCGATGCCGACATCTCCGGTGACTTTTTCATGTCACAGACGGATATCGCCAAAAACGGAGATACACTGGGCCGGGTTGCCGTCTACGTCACTTCGGAATTTATGAAAGCGGAACAGCGAAAAGAAACACTGGCCATCGCCACGGCCACAGTGCTGATCGATATCGTGCTGGTTATTGCCCTGATGGTGATCATCCGAAAAAGCCTGACCCGCCCCATCAAACGGGTTGTGGAGGGATTGGAACAAATCGAAGCCGGGGATCTGACCACCTCTATCGCAAGTCGCACCGAGGATGAGATGGGGGCCATTGCCCGGGCGGTCAACAGTATGTGCGCCAAAGTGGGAACCGTGGTGGGGGATTCAATCATTATCTCCGAAGAGCTGGCCCGGACCGCATCTGAGCAGGCCGCATCGGTCGAGGAAACCTCTGCCTCCCTGGAGGAAATGTCCTCGATGGTCCGTCAGAATGCCGATAATTCCAGCCTTGCCGATGCGCTGATGAAAGAGGCGGTTCAGATTATTGTGGCGGCCAACACCTCTATGAGCGCCCTGACAAAAGCCGTAGGCAAGATCACCCGTGCCAGTGAGGAGACGTCAAAGATCATCAAGACCATTGACGAGATTGCCTTTCAGACCAACCTGCTGGCCCTCAATGCTGCGGTGGAGGCCGCACGGGCCGGTGAGGCCGGGGCCGGATTTGCCGTGGTGGCCGAAGAGGTCCGCAACCTGGCCATGCGCTCTGCCGAGGCCGCCAGAAACACCTCCGCGCTGATTGAGGGAACGGTGAACACCGTCAGTGAGGGGACCGGTCTGATTGAGAAGACCAACACGGTTTTCTCCAAGGTCAGCGAGCTTTCGGAAAAGGTCGGCAACCTGATCGGCGAGATTTCCGCAGCCTCCGGGGAACAGGCCCAGGGGATCGAAGAGCTGAACCGGACCGTCTCTGAAATGGGTAAGGTCACCCAGCAGAATGCCGCCAGTTCGGAACAGCTGCGGACCATGATGCGCATATTCAAAACAGACGCCGCCCGGCAGCCTTACGGAGAATTCCGGGAAGAATCGCAGCCGGTGCGGCAAATCCCCTCTGCCGAACCGGAATTTGACCTGTTTGACGACGCGGATATCGGTAAAATCGGGGACAGAGAGGTGAAGCCGGAACAGGTGATCCCCTTTGACGAGGATGATTTCAGGGATTTCTGA